Proteins encoded within one genomic window of Jiangella mangrovi:
- a CDS encoding PTS ascorbate transporter subunit IIC — protein MDVLEFIATNLFNEVSILIGAITAIGLLLQRKPVEDVVGGAIRATIGIIILFIGVDVFVAGLASFQAIVASAVGLDPPSSSNTLDEFLGTHGSDVALVITLGFVLHLVLVRVLRTRYVYLTGHLLFWMAVVITASLVQVFGELDRWQLVLVGSAVAGCYWTVQPLFIAPMMRRVISSDDWGYGHTSSSVAWLSGRLAPLVGDPEKHDVEQVRLPRRLSFFKDVTVSTAVVIGLIMLVGLAFADGGVVDEQAAAYDPEINPWVWGVIAALRFAAGIAILLYGVRMFLAEIVPAFTGISEKAIPGSRPALDAPTIFPVAPSAVMLGFVSTTATFLVLMGVFAAAGWFVLVPPMIMLFFVGAGAAVFGNAFGGWRGATLAGVVTGVSLAFGQWLGWNLLSDTAPELATLADPDWYLIILLLLGLGELFSGFGDNAVLLVGLVVVVVFGVWTWFLKRLQRRDDETLAESEPEPDEQSEAEASRER, from the coding sequence GTGGACGTTCTCGAGTTCATCGCCACCAACCTGTTCAACGAGGTCTCGATCCTCATCGGCGCCATCACGGCCATCGGCCTGTTGTTGCAGCGCAAGCCGGTCGAGGACGTCGTGGGCGGCGCCATCCGGGCCACCATCGGCATCATCATCCTGTTCATCGGCGTCGACGTGTTCGTCGCCGGTCTGGCGTCGTTCCAGGCGATCGTCGCCAGCGCGGTCGGCCTCGACCCGCCGTCGTCGAGCAACACCCTCGACGAGTTCCTCGGCACCCACGGCAGCGACGTCGCGCTGGTCATCACGCTGGGCTTCGTGCTGCACCTGGTGCTGGTCCGCGTGCTCAGGACCCGCTACGTCTATCTGACCGGGCACCTGCTGTTCTGGATGGCGGTCGTCATCACGGCGTCGCTGGTGCAGGTCTTCGGCGAGCTCGACCGCTGGCAGCTCGTGCTGGTCGGGTCGGCCGTGGCCGGCTGCTACTGGACGGTCCAGCCGCTGTTCATCGCGCCGATGATGCGCCGCGTCATCTCCTCCGACGACTGGGGCTACGGGCACACGAGCTCGTCGGTCGCGTGGCTGAGCGGGCGGCTCGCGCCGTTGGTGGGCGACCCGGAGAAGCACGACGTCGAGCAGGTGCGGCTGCCGAGGCGGCTCTCGTTCTTCAAGGACGTGACGGTGTCGACGGCGGTCGTCATCGGCCTGATCATGCTGGTCGGGCTGGCCTTCGCCGACGGTGGCGTCGTCGACGAGCAGGCCGCCGCGTACGACCCGGAGATCAACCCGTGGGTGTGGGGCGTCATCGCGGCGCTGCGGTTCGCCGCCGGCATCGCGATCCTGCTCTACGGCGTGCGCATGTTCCTCGCGGAGATCGTGCCGGCGTTCACCGGCATCAGCGAGAAGGCCATCCCGGGCTCGCGTCCGGCCCTCGACGCGCCGACGATCTTCCCCGTCGCGCCGAGCGCCGTCATGCTCGGGTTCGTCTCGACGACGGCGACGTTCCTCGTGCTCATGGGCGTGTTCGCGGCGGCCGGCTGGTTCGTGCTGGTGCCACCGATGATCATGCTGTTCTTCGTGGGCGCCGGCGCGGCGGTGTTCGGCAACGCGTTCGGCGGCTGGCGCGGCGCCACGCTGGCCGGCGTCGTCACGGGCGTCTCGCTGGCATTCGGCCAATGGCTGGGCTGGAACCTGCTCTCCGACACCGCACCCGAGCTGGCCACGCTGGCCGACCCGGACTGGTACCTGATCATCCTGTTGCTGCTCGGTCTCGGTGAGCTGTTCTCCGGGTTCGGCGACAACGCCGTCCTCCTGGTCGGCCTCGTCGTCGTGGTGGTCTTCGGGGTCTGGACCTGGTTCCTCAAGCGTCTGCAGCGCCGCGACGACGAGACCCTGGCAGAGTCGGAGCCGGAGCCCGACGAGCAGTCCGAAGCCGAAGCGTCGAGAGAACGGTGA
- a CDS encoding PTS sugar transporter subunit IIB: MSPAPNRPLTVLTVCGVGMGSSLILKMNAEKALQSLGVEAKVEHTDVSSARGMKADVAIAQGLHADDLGSVAPVVLAISNFMDVDGLRRQLDEALRAQGWLS; encoded by the coding sequence ATGTCGCCAGCACCGAACCGCCCGCTGACCGTCCTGACCGTCTGCGGCGTCGGCATGGGCAGCAGTCTGATCCTCAAGATGAACGCCGAGAAGGCCCTGCAGTCGCTCGGCGTCGAGGCGAAGGTCGAGCACACCGACGTGTCGTCGGCGCGCGGCATGAAGGCCGACGTCGCCATCGCCCAGGGCCTGCACGCCGACGACCTCGGCTCGGTGGCGCCGGTCGTGCTCGCCATCAGCAACTTCATGGACGTCGACGGGTTGCGCCGCCAGCTCGACGAGGCGCTGCGGGCGCAGGGCTGGCTGTCGTGA
- a CDS encoding PTS sugar transporter subunit IIA: MTEPGADPVVDAVVDVRAADWRGAVHAACAPLVSSGALEPRYPERCIAIAEEHGPYMVLAPGIALAHARPEDGVLRLCLSAAVLSAPVEFGHDQNDPVDVVLAFGSPDDSAHLALLQSLAEHLLEGLADQLRLAPDRATAVRALSAVRPPSE, translated from the coding sequence GTGACGGAGCCCGGTGCCGATCCCGTCGTCGACGCCGTCGTCGACGTCAGGGCGGCGGACTGGCGCGGCGCGGTGCACGCCGCCTGCGCGCCGCTGGTCAGCTCGGGCGCGCTTGAGCCGCGGTACCCGGAGCGTTGCATCGCGATCGCCGAGGAGCACGGTCCGTACATGGTGCTGGCGCCCGGCATCGCGCTGGCGCACGCCCGCCCAGAGGACGGCGTGCTGCGGCTGTGCCTGTCGGCGGCCGTGCTGTCGGCGCCGGTCGAGTTCGGTCACGACCAGAACGACCCGGTCGACGTCGTGCTGGCGTTCGGCTCTCCGGATGACTCCGCGCACCTCGCGCTGCTGCAGAGCCTGGCCGAGCACCTGCTCGAGGGCCTGGCCGACCAGCTCCGGCTGGCGCCGGACCGCGCCACGGCGGTGCGTGCGCTGAGCGCCGTCCGTCCCCCGTCGGAGTGA
- a CDS encoding RraA family protein produces the protein MFENLTTAHLADACLRAGVPVRCAGSSPVLPGQRAAGRALPCVHVGSVDVFLEAYESAGPGDVLVVDNGGRRDEACVGDLAVLEARAAGLSGVVIWGLHRDTADIRAIGLPVFSLGALPTGPQRLDPRPADGGLVRASLGDFSVTRDDAILADDDGVVAVPLDRADELTTLAAAIRDTERRQAELVAGGTTLRDQLRFGDYLARRRAEPDHTFRDHLRAIGGAIEE, from the coding sequence ATGTTCGAGAACCTGACGACGGCCCACCTCGCCGACGCGTGCCTGCGGGCGGGGGTGCCGGTGCGGTGCGCCGGTTCGTCCCCGGTGCTACCGGGGCAGCGGGCGGCCGGGCGTGCGCTGCCCTGCGTCCACGTCGGCAGCGTCGACGTGTTCCTCGAGGCGTACGAGTCGGCCGGGCCCGGTGACGTGCTGGTGGTCGACAACGGCGGCCGGCGCGACGAGGCGTGCGTCGGCGACCTCGCGGTGCTCGAGGCACGCGCGGCCGGGCTGTCGGGCGTCGTCATCTGGGGCCTGCACCGCGACACCGCGGACATCCGCGCCATCGGGCTGCCGGTGTTCAGCCTCGGTGCGCTGCCGACCGGCCCGCAGCGGCTCGACCCGCGGCCGGCCGACGGCGGGCTGGTGCGGGCGTCGCTCGGCGACTTCTCCGTCACCCGCGACGACGCGATCCTGGCCGACGACGACGGCGTGGTCGCGGTGCCCCTGGACCGGGCGGACGAGCTGACCACGCTGGCCGCGGCGATCCGCGACACCGAGCGGCGGCAGGCCGAGCTGGTCGCGGGCGGCACCACGCTGCGCGACCAGCTGCGGTTCGGCGACTACCTCGCCCGCCGCCGCGCGGAGCCGGACCACACCTTCCGCGACCACCTCCGCGCCATCGGCGGTGCCATCGAGGAGTGA
- a CDS encoding beta-L-arabinofuranosidase domain-containing protein encodes MPADLTADAGNRDDTGGRPVVPSTGKLRPLGLREVRITGGFWGRRQTVNASATLEHNLGWERRVGWIDNFAATVEGRVGSDRRGREFSDSDVYKLIEGMAWEVARTGDAFAAESIAELSKVIERAQEPDGYLNTAFGHDGQGARYSDLEWGHELYCYGHLIQAGVALMRTGADSPLVDVVIRAADHVCATFGPDGNQGFCGHPVVEMALVELYRVTGERRYLDQAALFVERRGHGTLADIEFGRSYFQDDVPVRDADAFHGHAVRALYLASGIVDVAVETGDDELLAAVERQWEATVARRTYITGGMGSRHMDEAFGDDYFLPPDRAYSETCAAVASVQLAWRLLLATGSTRYADLAERTLYNVIATSPADDGRSFFYVNTLHRRRVGPLPAADRHHPRAESTVRAPWFDVSCCPNNLARTFASLAAYLVTADDDGLQVHQYADADVSTRLGAGRPAGVEMRTGYPADGAVVLRVTETSEVPWTLSVRVPAWAGDGAVLVEPDGTRRPVAPGVAAVTAAFAVGDEIRLELPMEPRWVRADPRIDALRGTVAAERGPLVLCAESTDLPAGRDIAAVRVDPAAPLAPDGDGSVLAVGALASENDGAWPYAAGAGAPGGGTTPAPIRLVPYHSWASRGPSTMRVWLPAVDSD; translated from the coding sequence GTGCCCGCCGACCTGACCGCCGATGCCGGAAACCGCGACGACACCGGCGGCCGGCCCGTCGTGCCGAGCACCGGCAAGCTGCGCCCGCTCGGACTGCGCGAGGTGCGCATCACCGGAGGATTCTGGGGCCGGCGCCAGACCGTCAACGCCTCCGCCACGCTCGAGCACAACCTCGGCTGGGAGCGCCGGGTCGGCTGGATCGACAACTTCGCCGCCACCGTCGAGGGCCGGGTGGGCAGCGACCGCCGCGGCCGCGAGTTCTCCGACTCCGACGTGTACAAGCTGATCGAGGGCATGGCCTGGGAGGTCGCCCGCACCGGCGACGCGTTCGCGGCGGAGTCGATCGCCGAGCTGTCGAAGGTCATCGAGCGGGCGCAGGAGCCCGACGGCTACCTCAACACCGCGTTCGGCCACGACGGCCAGGGCGCCCGCTACTCCGACCTCGAGTGGGGCCACGAGCTCTACTGCTACGGGCACCTCATCCAGGCCGGCGTCGCGCTGATGCGCACCGGCGCCGACAGCCCGCTCGTCGACGTCGTGATCCGCGCCGCCGACCACGTCTGCGCGACGTTCGGCCCGGACGGCAACCAGGGCTTCTGCGGGCACCCCGTCGTCGAGATGGCGCTGGTCGAGCTGTACCGCGTCACCGGCGAGCGGCGCTACCTCGACCAGGCCGCACTGTTCGTCGAGCGGCGCGGCCACGGCACGCTCGCCGACATCGAGTTCGGCCGCTCCTACTTCCAGGACGACGTGCCGGTCCGCGACGCCGACGCGTTCCACGGGCACGCCGTCCGCGCCCTCTACCTGGCCTCGGGCATCGTCGACGTCGCCGTCGAGACCGGCGACGACGAGCTGCTGGCCGCCGTCGAGCGTCAGTGGGAGGCGACGGTCGCGCGGCGCACCTACATCACCGGCGGCATGGGCTCGCGGCACATGGACGAGGCGTTCGGCGACGACTACTTCCTGCCGCCGGACCGCGCCTACTCCGAGACCTGCGCCGCGGTGGCGTCCGTGCAGCTGGCGTGGCGGCTGCTGCTGGCCACGGGCTCGACGCGCTACGCCGACCTCGCCGAGCGGACGCTGTACAACGTCATCGCGACCTCGCCGGCCGACGATGGCCGCTCCTTCTTCTACGTCAACACGCTGCACCGCCGCCGCGTCGGCCCGCTGCCGGCGGCCGACCGGCACCACCCGCGGGCGGAGTCGACCGTCCGGGCGCCCTGGTTCGACGTGTCGTGCTGCCCGAACAACCTGGCCCGCACGTTCGCCAGCCTGGCCGCGTACCTCGTCACCGCCGACGACGACGGCCTGCAGGTGCACCAGTACGCCGACGCCGACGTCTCCACCCGGCTCGGCGCCGGCCGGCCCGCCGGTGTCGAGATGCGCACCGGCTATCCGGCCGACGGCGCCGTCGTCCTGCGAGTCACGGAGACGTCCGAGGTCCCGTGGACGCTGTCCGTGCGGGTGCCCGCATGGGCGGGCGACGGCGCCGTCCTGGTCGAGCCCGACGGCACCCGCCGTCCCGTCGCACCCGGCGTCGCCGCGGTGACCGCCGCGTTCGCCGTCGGCGACGAGATCCGCCTCGAGCTGCCCATGGAACCGCGCTGGGTCCGCGCCGACCCCCGCATCGACGCGCTGCGCGGCACCGTCGCCGCGGAGCGCGGCCCGCTGGTGCTGTGCGCCGAGTCCACCGACCTGCCGGCCGGCCGCGACATCGCCGCGGTCCGGGTCGACCCGGCGGCCCCACTCGCCCCCGACGGCGACGGCTCGGTCCTCGCCGTCGGGGCGCTGGCCTCCGAGAACGACGGCGCATGGCCGTACGCTGCGGGCGCCGGCGCCCCGGGCGGCGGCACCACACCGGCACCGATCCGGCTGGTGCCGTACCACTCATGGGCCTCCCGCGGCCCGTCGACGATGCGGGTCTGGCTGCCGGCAGTGGACTCTGACTAG
- a CDS encoding carbohydrate ABC transporter permease, which yields MRLQQAIGRTSFWVFGGGLALMFLIPLIWTGVASVSPHGATAQQEGYGFANYRTLTEYDAGLPTYLWNSAYVSILTVIFTLVLSLLGGYAFARFRFPGRDVLFLLIIAILMVPYATLLVPLWVLMGEIGLRNSLFGLALVLTLYQLPFSMFMMRISFEAVPREIEESALVDGCGTFGVLRRVLVYAVWPGMITVGLFAFLHAWNDFIAPLFMINDSSRYPLSLAIATLRQQTMGAVDFGATQAGVVIMALPCLILFVLLQRHYVRGFMSGALKG from the coding sequence ATGAGACTGCAACAGGCCATCGGCCGCACCTCGTTCTGGGTGTTCGGCGGCGGGCTCGCGCTCATGTTCCTGATCCCGCTGATCTGGACTGGCGTCGCGTCGGTGTCGCCGCACGGCGCCACGGCGCAGCAGGAGGGCTACGGTTTCGCCAACTACCGCACGCTGACGGAGTACGACGCCGGACTGCCCACCTACCTGTGGAACAGCGCGTACGTCTCGATCCTCACCGTGATCTTCACACTGGTCCTGTCGCTGCTCGGCGGCTACGCGTTCGCCCGGTTCCGCTTCCCCGGCCGCGACGTGCTGTTCCTGCTGATCATCGCGATCCTCATGGTCCCCTACGCGACGCTGCTGGTGCCGCTGTGGGTGCTCATGGGCGAGATCGGGCTGCGGAACTCGCTGTTCGGCCTGGCGCTCGTGCTGACGCTGTACCAGCTGCCGTTCTCGATGTTCATGATGCGCATCTCCTTCGAGGCGGTCCCGCGCGAGATCGAGGAGTCCGCGCTGGTCGACGGCTGCGGCACGTTCGGCGTGCTGCGCCGGGTGCTGGTGTACGCCGTCTGGCCGGGCATGATCACCGTCGGGCTGTTCGCGTTCCTGCACGCCTGGAACGACTTCATCGCGCCCCTGTTCATGATCAACGACAGCTCACGCTACCCGTTGTCGCTGGCCATCGCCACGCTGCGGCAGCAGACCATGGGCGCCGTCGACTTCGGCGCCACCCAGGCCGGCGTCGTCATCATGGCGCTGCCCTGCCTGATCCTCTTCGTCCTCCTGCAACGGCACTACGTGCGCGGCTTCATGTCCGGAGCACTGAAGGGATGA
- a CDS encoding carbohydrate ABC transporter permease, which produces MYAAPAALFVLLFFVLPLLLVGQMSASERPLLQGGQGINFPDNYAGIADDRLFWPAVGFTLKYTVIVVVVLLVLSMGMALLVQNRRRGVGFLRTAYFLPVSLGLASASLLFWGFYSPQIGPIDPFLQWLGITDEPVRWIGTPTMALISSIILVVWKFAGFFMLILLVGLQSIPNEVYEAARVDGASKVQSFFRITLPLLRPSIALCLIISVTGSLLAFDQFFILTNGGPDNSTTTVVMMIYREAFRRFDLGSAAALSVVVLLVLLVINIAQFRYLRRGADD; this is translated from the coding sequence ATGTACGCCGCGCCGGCCGCCCTCTTCGTCCTGCTGTTCTTCGTCCTCCCGCTGCTGCTGGTGGGGCAGATGTCGGCCAGCGAGAGGCCGCTGCTCCAGGGCGGCCAGGGCATCAACTTCCCCGACAACTACGCCGGCATCGCCGACGACCGGCTGTTCTGGCCGGCGGTCGGCTTCACGCTGAAGTACACCGTCATCGTCGTGGTGGTCCTGCTGGTCCTCTCGATGGGGATGGCACTGCTGGTGCAGAACCGCCGCCGCGGCGTCGGGTTCCTCCGCACCGCCTACTTCCTGCCGGTCTCGCTGGGCCTGGCGTCGGCGTCGCTGCTGTTCTGGGGGTTCTACAGCCCGCAGATCGGCCCCATCGACCCGTTCCTGCAGTGGCTCGGCATCACCGACGAGCCGGTCCGCTGGATCGGGACGCCCACCATGGCACTGATCTCCTCGATCATCCTGGTGGTCTGGAAGTTCGCCGGGTTCTTCATGCTGATCCTGCTGGTCGGGCTGCAGTCGATCCCGAACGAGGTCTACGAGGCCGCCCGGGTCGACGGCGCCAGCAAGGTGCAGTCGTTCTTCCGCATCACGCTGCCGCTGCTGCGCCCGTCGATCGCGCTCTGCCTGATCATCTCGGTCACCGGGTCGCTGCTGGCGTTCGACCAGTTCTTCATCCTGACCAACGGCGGTCCGGACAACTCCACCACCACCGTGGTGATGATGATCTACCGGGAGGCGTTCCGCCGGTTCGACCTCGGGTCGGCCGCCGCGCTGTCCGTCGTCGTGCTCCTGGTGCTGCTCGTGATCAACATCGCCCAGTTCCGCTACCTGCGCCGCGGCGCGGACGACTGA
- a CDS encoding extracellular solute-binding protein, which yields MRRSTRTRATTAVTAAVLALVVSACGGDDGDTDTTGGDGEATGDSSEDSLAEGVDDGSTITMWTRAATEAQSQRLVDAYNASHENQVELTVIPTDDYLPRVGTAAGAGELPDVLSLDVVFVPQFTTAGAYLDITDRIDALPFADDLAQSHIEVGTQDGAKYVVPHTMDLSVLFYNKDLYTQAGLDPEAPPTTMEEFAEHARAIDALGGDVSGTFFGGNCGGCYVFTWWPSIWASGADVMNDDGTESFLAEPEAQAVYDIWKGLVDDDIVAPGTQDEAGPTWTGVFPEGNIGVMPMPSTTLGLMPDTFETGVAPIPGVGGGESTFVGGDAVGISSNSEIPDAAWNFIAWTLGDEAQVEVLAQNRDVVARTDLASNEYSDQDPRLVTINEVAGVGRTPYSMRFGETFNDPQGPWLPLVRNYVFGDGSTLEQDNEAVDASLQS from the coding sequence ATGCGACGTAGTACCAGGACACGGGCGACGACGGCCGTGACCGCTGCTGTGCTGGCGCTCGTAGTGAGCGCCTGCGGCGGTGACGACGGCGACACGGACACCACCGGCGGTGACGGTGAGGCCACCGGCGACTCCTCGGAGGACTCGCTGGCCGAAGGCGTCGACGACGGCAGCACCATCACCATGTGGACCCGGGCGGCCACCGAGGCGCAGTCACAGCGCCTCGTCGACGCCTACAACGCCAGCCACGAGAACCAGGTCGAGCTGACGGTCATCCCGACCGACGACTACCTGCCGCGCGTCGGCACGGCGGCGGGTGCCGGCGAGCTGCCGGACGTGCTCAGCCTCGACGTCGTGTTCGTGCCGCAGTTCACCACCGCGGGCGCGTACCTCGACATCACCGACCGCATCGACGCACTGCCGTTCGCCGACGACCTCGCGCAGTCGCACATCGAGGTCGGCACGCAGGACGGCGCCAAGTACGTCGTGCCGCACACCATGGACCTGTCGGTCCTCTTCTACAACAAGGACCTGTACACGCAGGCCGGCCTCGACCCCGAGGCTCCGCCCACCACCATGGAGGAGTTCGCCGAGCACGCCCGCGCCATCGACGCCCTGGGCGGCGACGTCAGCGGCACGTTCTTCGGCGGCAACTGCGGCGGCTGCTACGTCTTCACCTGGTGGCCGAGCATCTGGGCCTCCGGTGCGGACGTCATGAACGACGACGGCACCGAGTCGTTCCTGGCAGAGCCCGAGGCACAGGCCGTCTACGACATCTGGAAGGGCCTCGTCGACGACGACATCGTCGCGCCGGGCACGCAGGACGAGGCCGGCCCGACGTGGACCGGCGTCTTCCCCGAGGGCAACATCGGCGTCATGCCGATGCCGTCCACGACGCTCGGCCTCATGCCCGACACCTTCGAGACCGGCGTCGCGCCGATCCCGGGCGTCGGCGGCGGCGAGTCGACCTTCGTCGGCGGCGACGCCGTGGGCATCTCCAGCAACAGCGAGATCCCGGACGCGGCGTGGAACTTCATCGCCTGGACGCTGGGCGACGAGGCGCAGGTCGAGGTGCTGGCGCAGAACCGCGACGTCGTGGCCCGCACGGACCTCGCGTCGAACGAATACTCCGACCAGGACCCGCGCCTGGTGACCATCAACGAGGTCGCCGGTGTCGGCCGCACGCCGTACTCCATGCGCTTCGGCGAGACGTTCAACGACCCGCAGGGTCCGTGGCTGCCGCTGGTGCGCAACTACGTGTTCGGCGACGGCTCCACGCTCGAGCAGGACAACGAGGCGGTCGACGCGTCGCTGCAGAGCTAG
- a CDS encoding LacI family DNA-binding transcriptional regulator, with the protein MKPEVPSPVSRKVTLNDVARLAGVSVATASKALNGRKQVRAETRARVVEAAEQLSFSPNELARSLLADRTGTVGLLTNDLEGRFSIPILMGAEDAFGADSVAVFLCDARGDAIREKHHVQALLSRRVDGLIVVGSRTDPRQSLGRDLSVPVVYAYAPSEDPEDLSIVVDNVGAGRSAVDHLVSTGRTRIAHITGDPTYGASQERAKGALAALDDHGLAQVGEVRFGSWTESWGRAAASMLIGQHPELDAILCGSDQVARGVMDALREHGRTVPDDVAVMGFDNWEIFTSGARPALTSVDMNFERLGRVAAQRLFAAIDGEPRSGVEALDTRVVIRGSTVPG; encoded by the coding sequence ATGAAGCCCGAAGTGCCGTCGCCGGTCTCGCGCAAGGTGACGTTGAACGACGTCGCCCGCCTGGCCGGGGTCTCGGTCGCCACCGCGTCCAAGGCACTCAACGGCCGCAAGCAGGTCCGCGCCGAGACCCGTGCGCGCGTGGTCGAGGCGGCCGAACAGCTCTCGTTCTCACCGAACGAGCTGGCGCGCAGCCTGCTGGCCGACCGCACCGGCACCGTGGGCCTGCTCACGAACGACCTCGAGGGCCGGTTCTCGATCCCGATCCTCATGGGGGCCGAGGACGCGTTCGGCGCCGACAGCGTGGCCGTCTTCCTGTGCGACGCCCGCGGCGACGCCATCCGCGAGAAGCACCACGTCCAGGCTCTGCTCAGCCGCCGGGTCGACGGCCTCATCGTCGTGGGGAGCCGCACCGACCCGCGGCAGTCGCTGGGCCGCGACCTGTCCGTCCCGGTCGTCTACGCCTACGCGCCGTCCGAGGACCCCGAAGACCTGTCCATCGTGGTCGACAACGTCGGCGCCGGCCGCAGCGCCGTCGACCACCTCGTCTCGACCGGGCGTACGCGCATCGCCCACATCACCGGCGACCCCACCTACGGCGCCTCGCAGGAACGCGCCAAGGGTGCGCTCGCCGCGCTCGACGACCACGGCCTGGCGCAGGTCGGCGAGGTCCGGTTCGGGTCGTGGACCGAGAGCTGGGGCCGGGCCGCGGCGTCCATGCTGATCGGCCAGCACCCCGAGCTCGACGCGATCCTCTGCGGCAGCGACCAGGTGGCCCGCGGCGTCATGGACGCGCTGCGGGAGCACGGGCGCACCGTCCCCGACGACGTCGCGGTCATGGGCTTCGACAATTGGGAGATCTTCACCAGTGGCGCGCGGCCGGCCCTGACCAGCGTCGACATGAACTTCGAGCGGCTCGGCCGGGTGGCGGCGCAGCGTTTGTTCGCCGCCATCGACGGCGAGCCGCGATCCGGGGTCGAGGCACTGGACACCCGTGTGGTGATCCGTGGCTCGACGGTGCCGGGATGA